One genomic region from Quercus robur chromosome 4, dhQueRobu3.1, whole genome shotgun sequence encodes:
- the LOC126723183 gene encoding uncharacterized protein LOC126723183, producing MPPKKEARKVRHVDEVTAPEHGHRQRQERERSVTPDGGEIDEVADRIYARIARAVQGGERRRGDCLFAEFRKQNPPTFDGGPDPMAAENWLLKMEKLLRALECTDAQKVLYATYALQGSADRWWSSTEPLLSTELGRGTPITWEKFKEVFNRTYFPDVVRDRKAREFSDLVQGAMTVEEYVAKFIELSCFAPYLIPDESKKVKKFREGLDGRIRPLIIASGVDTFTKAVKQAMSLEEDFKYNPSSKESEKKQGPFHSQHSKGQGHKKGFFKNSGNRGQSSRHSKNAYPQSGDKKSCSHCGKLHDGQNCDGVKICFTCKQPGHFARDCPSSKGSGSSSSSQVAKGNDNGKKVQGRVYALTTQDAQATDTVVAGILPLFSAHAKVLFDLGSTHSFVSCAFAKNHDKSPELLDFELSVSTPVGDTLMTNLVLKSCIICIEGRELLADLVLLDMHDFDVILGMDWLASYHASVHCFEKKVVFRPPGELEFLFKASCLPFMPRVISCIQENRLLRKGCQGFLASVVELQSGESEIGDIPIVREFSDVFPDDLPGLPPDREIEFSIDLLPGTAPISKAPYRMAPSKLKELKEQLVELLDKGFIRPSASPWGAPVLFVKKKDGSMRLCIDYRELNRVTIRNKYPLPRIDDLFDQLQGAQVFSKSDLRSGYHQLKIKGEDIPKTAFRTRYGHYEFLVMPFGLTNAPAAFMDLMNRVFHEYLDRFVIVFIDDILIYSKSQEEHEEHLRIVLQILRERKLYAKLKKCEFWLNQVMFLGHVISKDGITMDPIKVKSYCIDYPSLNIHN from the coding sequence ATGCCTCCTAAAAAGGAAGCACGTAAAGTAAGGCATGTGGATGAGGTTACAGCTCCAGAGCATGGCCATAGGCAACGCCAAGAGCGTGAGAGATCTGTCACTCCTGATGGTGGCGAGATTGATGAGGTGGCAGACAGGATTTATGCTAGGATTGCTAGAGCAGTCCAAGGTGGTGAACGTAGGAGGGGGGATTGCCTTTTTGCGGAGTTCCGTAAGCAAAACCCTCCAACTTTTGATGGGGGACCTGATCCTATGGCAGCAGAGAATTGGCTGCTAAAGATGGAAAAATTACTGAGAGCCCTTGAATGTACTGATGCTCAGAAGGTGTTGTATGCCACTTATGCTCTTCAGGGTTCTGCTGATAGATGGTGGTCAAGCACTGAGCCATTGTTGAGTACGGAGTTGGGAAGGGGCACTCCCATTACTTGGGAGAAGTTTAAGGAAGTTTTCAATAGGACATACTTCCCCGATGTAGTGAGGGACCGTAAGGCAAGAGAATTTTCTGATTTGGTTCAGGGGGCTATGACAGTGGAGGAGTATGTTGCTAAGTTTATTGAGCTCTCTTGCTTTGCTCCTTACTTGATTCCGGATGAGTCCAAGAAAGTGAAAAAGTTTCGGGAGGGCCTTGATGGTAGGATTCGCCCTCTCATTATAGCCTCTGGAGTGGATACTTTTACGAAGGCTGTGAAGCAGGCAATGAGTCTTGAAGAAGACTTTAAGTACAACCCCAGTTCCAAGGAGAGTGAAAAGAAGCAAGGGCCCTTTCATTCTCAACACAGTAAGGGTCAAGGGCATAAGAAAGGATTCTTTAAAAACTCGGGTAATAGAGGACAATCTTCTAGGCATAGCAAGAATGCCTATCCTCAGTCTGGTGATAAGAAATCTTGCTCTCATTGTGGTAAACTTCATGATGGACAAAATTGTGATGGGGTCAAGATTTGCTTTACTTGTAAGCAACCCGGACACTTTGCTAGAGATTGCCCAAGTTCTAAGGGCTCGGGTTCCTCTTCCTCATCTCAAGTTGCAAAGGGTAATGACAATGGGAAGAAGGTGCAAGGTAGAGTGTATGCCTTGACTACTCAGGATGCTCAGGCCACGGATACAGTGGTGGCAGGTATACTTCCTTTGTTCTCTGCACATGCTAAAGTTCTTTTTGATCTTGGTTCTACGcattcttttgtttcttgtgcaTTTGCTAAAAATCATGACAAGAGCCCTGAACTACTTGATTTTGAGTTATCGGTTTCTACCCCTGTTGGTGATACTTTAATGACTAATCTTGTGCTTAAATCTTGTATTATTTGTATTGAGGGTAGAGAGTTATTGGCTGATTTGGTGTTGTTAGATATGCATGATTTTGATGTCATTTTGGGCATGGATTGGTTGGCTTCTTACCATGCTAGTGTGCATTGTTTTGAGAAAAAGGTGGTGTTTAGGCCTCCAGGTGAATTAGAATTTCTATTTAAGGCTTCATGTTTGCCTTTTATGCCTCGTGTGATATCATGCATACAAGAAAACCGCTTGCTTAGAAAGGGATGCCAAGGATTCCTTGCTAGTGTAGTGGAGTTACAAAGTGGAGAATCGGAGATAGGAGACATTCCCATTGTGAGGGAATTTTCAGATGTTTTTCCTGATGATCTACCTGGGTTGCCCCCGGATCGTGAGATTGAGTTCTCTATTGATCTCCTTCCTGGCACTGCACCTATTTCTAAGGCACCATATAGAATGGCACCCTCAAAGTTGAAAGAACTTAAGGAGCAATTGGTAGAATTGTTGGACAAAGGATTTATTCGCCCTAGTGCCTCGCCTTGGGGAGCTCCagttttatttgttaagaaaaAGGATGGGTCTATGAGATTATGTATTGATTATCGTGAGCTTAATAGAGTCACCATAAGGAATAAATATCCTTTGCCTCGTATTGATGACCTATTTGATCAGTTGCAAGGAGCACAAGTCTTTTCTAAGAGTGATCTTCGTTCTGGTTACCACCAGTTGAAGATTAAGGGTGAGGATATACCAAAGACGGCCTTTCGAACTAGATATGGTCATTATGAATTTTTggtgatgccgtttggattAACTAATGCCCCTGCTGCTTTTATGGATTTGATGAATAGGGTATTTCATGAGTACTTGGACCGATTTGTCATTGTGTTCattgatgatattttgatttattCTAAGAGTCAAGAAGAGCATGAAGAACACTTGAGGATTGTTTTACAGATTCTAAGAGAAAGGAAGTTGTATGCTAAGTTGAAGAAGTGTGAATTCTGGTTGAATCAAGTAATGTTCTTGGGTCATGTGATATCTAAGGATGGAATTACAATGGATCCAATAAAAGTTAAGTCATACTGCATTGATTATCCAAGCCTGAATATTCATAATTAA
- the LOC126722293 gene encoding UPF0481 protein At3g47200-like, translating to MVLTSVAVDIPIVFEDNLICEDLIIDVPLVMEPVQWRECCIYKVPKKLRQVNKEAYTPKLISIGPFHHGEKDLRGEKELRDEENEDYFKDFCYRTGKCQKEIARIIEENEVKIRHCYAEISKLNSEDFVKMVLVDSTFIIELFLRSQEKMKKDYILSKPWLEHGIKKDLMLLENRLPFFILKELYDQISYSEKSNEISFLDLACGYFSFSKSKIPDGKEVKHFTDLVRYSYCLSIQYDKGDTISNLHSATKLLLKVPRLTVDDATEVRFRNLMALEQCHYPSESYICNYIVLLDYLINTREDVELFIENEIIINGLGSNEAVATMVNNLGLEIVENHSHYGEMAKKLNEHCENCYNHNMGTLSL from the exons ATGGTGCTTACTAGTGTTGCTGTTGACATTCCTATAGTCTTTGAAGATAATCTTATATGCGAAGATCTGATCATTGACGTTCCACTAGTCATGGAGCCAGTCCAGTGGCGTGAGTGTTGCATCTACAAGGTCCCCAAGAAACTTCGCCAGGTAAACAAAGAGGCCTATACTCCAAAGCTAATCTCAATAGGCCCTTTTCACCATGGTGAAAAAGATTTGAGGGGTGAAAAAGAATTAAGGGACGAGGAAAATGAAGAC TACTTCAAGGATTTCTGTTATAGGACTGGAAAATGCCAAAAGGAAATAGCTAGGatcattgaagaaaatgaagtaaAGATTCGCCATTGTTATGCAGAGATCTCTAAACTAAACAGCGAAGACTTTGTGAAAATGGTTCTAGTGGATTCAACCTTTATCATTGAGCTCTTCTTGAGGAGTCAAG agaagatgaaaaaggaTTATATATTAAGTAAACCATGGCTAGAGCATGGCATCAAGAAAGATTTGATGTTACTTGAGAACCGActtccattttttattcttaaggAGTTATATGATCAAATTTCCTATTCTGAGAAAAGCAATGAAATTTCCTTTCTTGATCTTGCTTGtgggtatttttctttttctaagtcAAAAATACCAGATGGGAAGgaagtaaaacattttactgATTTGGTCAGATATTCCTACTGTCTATCTATTCAATACGACAAGGGAGACACTATTTCTAATCTACATAGTGCAACAAAGCT TTTGTTGAAGGTCCCAAGGTTAACTGTGGATGATGCAACTGAGGTCCGTTTCCGAAACCTCATGGCATTGGAGCAATGCCATTATCCATCTGAATCTTATATATGCAACTATATTGTGCTGTTGGATTATCTTATCAACACTAGAGAAGATGTGGAGTTGTTCATTGAAAATGAGATTATAATTAATGGGTTAGGCAGCAATGAAGCAGTTGCTACTATGGTAAACAACCTAGGCCTTGAAATTGTGGAAAATCATTCCCATTACGGAGAAATGGCTAAAAAGCTTAATGAGCACTGTGAGAATTGTTACAACCATAATATGGGAACTTTGTCACTTTGA